A portion of the Streptococcus sp. Marseille-Q6470 genome contains these proteins:
- a CDS encoding MazG nucleotide pyrophosphohydrolase domain-containing protein — translation MRDLTVRQLEEYLLDHYQQSRTEEGLFIKLVEEVGEVAEVLNGRSGRKEGVQDSNEELAKELADIIHYTVAIAAINHIDLTKTIFEKDKKAAIKYQHEQDLEGFLAGNHP, via the coding sequence ATGAGAGATTTAACAGTTAGACAACTAGAGGAATACTTACTTGATCATTACCAACAATCTAGAACAGAAGAAGGACTTTTTATCAAACTAGTGGAAGAAGTTGGAGAAGTCGCTGAGGTTTTAAATGGACGTTCCGGTAGAAAAGAGGGTGTCCAAGATTCAAACGAGGAATTGGCAAAGGAGTTGGCAGATATCATTCACTATACAGTGGCAATTGCAGCTATCAACCATATCGACCTAACGAAGACCATTTTTGAAAAAGACAAAAAGGCAGCCATCAAGTATCAACATGAACAAGATTTGGAAGGCTTCTTAGCAGGAAACCATCCATAG
- the rpsP gene encoding 30S ribosomal protein S16 has product MAVKIRLTRMGSKKKPFYRINVADSRSPRDGRFIETVGTYNPLVEENQVTLKEDRILAWLADGAQPSDTVRNILSKEGVLKKFHDSKFSK; this is encoded by the coding sequence ATGGCAGTAAAAATCCGTTTGACTCGTATGGGTTCTAAGAAAAAACCTTTCTACCGTATTAACGTAGCAGATTCACGTTCACCACGTGACGGACGTTTCATCGAAACAGTTGGAACTTACAACCCACTTGTTGAAGAAAACCAAGTAACTTTGAAAGAAGACCGTATTTTGGCATGGTTGGCTGATGGAGCTCAACCTTCAGATACAGTTCGCAACATCCTTTCAAAAGAAGGCGTATTGAAGAAATTCCACGATTCTAAATTCTCAAAATAA
- the rimM gene encoding ribosome maturation factor RimM (Essential for efficient processing of 16S rRNA), which produces MNYFNVGKIVNTQGLQGEMRVLSVTDFTEERFKKGAELALFDDKDQFVRTVVIASHRKHKNFDIIKFKDMYHINDIEKYKGYSLKVAEENLNDLDDGEFYYHEIIGLEVYEGDNLIGTIKEILQPGANDVWVVKRKGKRDLLLPYIPPVVLNVDIPNNRVDVELLEGLDDED; this is translated from the coding sequence ATGAACTACTTTAACGTTGGGAAAATTGTCAACACTCAGGGTTTGCAAGGTGAGATGCGAGTCTTGTCAGTGACAGATTTTACTGAAGAACGCTTTAAAAAAGGGGCAGAACTTGCCTTATTTGATGATAAAGATCAATTTGTTCGAACAGTGGTCATCGCGAGCCACCGGAAGCATAAGAATTTCGATATTATCAAGTTTAAAGATATGTACCATATCAATGATATCGAAAAATACAAGGGTTATAGTCTAAAGGTTGCAGAGGAGAATCTCAATGACCTAGATGACGGCGAGTTTTACTACCACGAAATTATCGGTCTAGAAGTCTATGAAGGAGATAACTTGATTGGAACCATCAAGGAAATCCTTCAACCAGGTGCAAATGATGTCTGGGTAGTTAAACGAAAGGGTAAACGTGACCTACTCTTACCTTATATCCCACCAGTAGTGCTGAATGTGGATATTCCAAATAATCGTGTGGATGTAGAACTCTTAGAAGGGTTAGACGATGAAGATTGA
- the kphA gene encoding RNA-binding protein KphA: protein MDTIENLIIAIVKPLISQPDALTIKIEDTPEFLEYHLDLDQSDVGRVIGRKGRTISAIRTIVYSVPTEDKKVRIVIDEK, encoded by the coding sequence ATGGATACGATTGAAAATCTCATTATTGCAATTGTGAAACCTTTGATTTCACAACCAGATGCCTTAACTATCAAGATTGAAGATACACCAGAATTTTTGGAATATCATTTGGATCTTGACCAGAGCGATGTGGGTCGTGTAATCGGTCGTAAGGGTCGCACTATCTCTGCGATAAGAACGATTGTCTACTCTGTCCCAACTGAAGACAAAAAAGTAAGAATCGTTATTGATGAAAAATAA
- a CDS encoding DeoR/GlpR family DNA-binding transcription regulator — translation MYQEQRLEEIIKLLEDRGSLSAKEMVEYFHVSKDTIRRDFAILAKEKRAKRTHGGLLPIQKQRILGFQGRAEQSSKEKAKIAHLATQLISDSQLIFYDVSTTVLELAKITDKKVTIFSHSLDNALVLGENENVDFHIIGGRFHKKNRFYYSLEESESLNRIKFDIAFFGAASLSDGQVSFEDQEDVLIKKRAFKTSKIRVLLAETSKINKHSHYILSEITDFDYWITDKEPDLEIQQSLDGKTTILF, via the coding sequence ATGTACCAAGAACAACGATTAGAAGAAATCATAAAACTTTTAGAGGATAGAGGAAGTCTATCAGCAAAAGAAATGGTTGAATATTTCCATGTTTCCAAAGATACCATCCGTAGAGATTTTGCTATTCTCGCAAAGGAGAAACGAGCAAAAAGAACTCATGGAGGTTTATTGCCAATTCAAAAGCAAAGAATTCTTGGTTTCCAAGGTCGAGCAGAACAATCTTCTAAAGAAAAAGCGAAAATTGCTCATTTAGCTACCCAACTCATTTCTGATTCACAATTAATTTTCTATGATGTTTCAACAACTGTACTTGAGTTAGCAAAAATAACTGATAAAAAGGTTACTATTTTCAGCCATTCATTGGATAATGCACTGGTCTTAGGAGAAAATGAAAATGTTGATTTTCACATTATCGGTGGACGATTTCATAAAAAGAATCGTTTCTATTACTCATTAGAAGAATCCGAATCTTTGAATAGAATTAAATTTGACATAGCATTTTTTGGTGCAGCTAGTCTTTCAGACGGACAAGTTAGCTTTGAGGATCAAGAAGATGTTCTAATAAAAAAAAGAGCATTTAAAACTAGTAAAATTCGCGTCTTGTTAGCTGAAACTAGCAAAATAAACAAACACTCTCATTATATTCTTTCCGAAATTACTGATTTTGATTATTGGATTACAGACAAAGAACCCGACTTAGAAATTCAACAATCTTTAGATGGCAAAACAACTATTCTATTTTAA
- the trmD gene encoding tRNA (guanosine(37)-N1)-methyltransferase TrmD, whose product MKIDILTLFPEMFTPLEHSIVGKAREKGLLDIHYHNFRDYAEKARHVDDEPYGGGQGMLLRAQPIFDAFDAIEKKNPRVILLDPAGKQFDQAYAEDLAKEEELIFICGHYEGYDERIKTLVTDEISLGDYVLTGGELAAMTMIDATVRLISDVIGKETSHQDDSFSSGLLEYPQYTRPYDFRGMVVPDVLMSGHHENIRQWRLYESLKKTYQRRPDLLEQYELTAEEEKMLAEIKENNN is encoded by the coding sequence ATGAAGATTGATATATTAACCCTCTTTCCAGAAATGTTCACACCCTTAGAACATTCCATCGTTGGAAAGGCTCGTGAAAAAGGACTCTTAGATATCCACTACCATAATTTTCGTGACTACGCTGAAAAGGCCCGTCATGTTGACGATGAACCCTACGGTGGTGGTCAAGGAATGTTGCTCCGAGCACAACCCATCTTTGATGCCTTCGATGCTATTGAAAAAAAGAATCCGCGCGTGATTCTCCTAGATCCAGCTGGAAAACAGTTTGACCAAGCCTATGCGGAAGATTTAGCTAAGGAAGAAGAACTCATTTTTATCTGTGGTCACTACGAAGGGTATGACGAACGAATTAAGACTCTGGTGACGGATGAGATCTCGTTAGGAGATTATGTCTTGACTGGTGGAGAACTAGCAGCAATGACTATGATTGATGCGACGGTTCGCTTGATTTCAGATGTTATCGGAAAGGAAACTAGTCATCAAGATGACAGCTTCTCATCCGGTCTCTTAGAGTATCCTCAGTACACAAGACCTTATGATTTTCGTGGTATGGTAGTCCCAGATGTGCTTATGAGTGGACACCATGAAAATATCCGTCAATGGCGACTCTATGAGAGCCTGAAGAAAACCTACCAACGTAGACCTGATTTGCTGGAACAGTATGAATTGACAGCAGAAGAAGAAAAAATGTTAGCAGAAATAAAAGAAAATAACAATTAA
- a CDS encoding alpha/beta hydrolase: MKRFEVSTEIGSLSVTYQKQKKVLVCLSGAGLLPSYENFSLILEKLPPTIGYLTIDFPNTGRSLIYDQAGKNLDNLTDAVYEVLEELEISEYILCVHSLSGIVACKLLNKPIKCQALVAIEPTTKKVMFADFSENPYPEMEEQMRLIEEFGPELYFKNLTQATFSPETNKEIWKLMQEKGSELENQDPGFQISGEITEEDFEDMSIADRIPVFIFCQAYREKEYRESEYWTSSTKLILGGNHHYLQWSESEKIVDIIKKL, encoded by the coding sequence ATGAAGAGGTTTGAAGTATCTACAGAAATTGGTAGTCTCTCTGTTACTTATCAAAAGCAAAAGAAAGTGCTAGTTTGTTTAAGTGGCGCAGGTTTGCTACCTAGTTATGAAAATTTTTCACTTATACTTGAAAAACTTCCTCCCACAATTGGTTATTTGACAATTGATTTTCCAAACACAGGTAGGAGTCTGATTTATGACCAAGCTGGAAAAAATCTAGATAATCTTACAGATGCGGTTTATGAAGTACTTGAAGAGTTGGAGATTTCTGAATATATACTTTGTGTACATAGTTTGAGTGGAATTGTAGCTTGCAAATTACTCAACAAACCAATTAAGTGTCAGGCCTTAGTAGCGATTGAACCAACAACTAAAAAAGTAATGTTTGCTGATTTTTCAGAAAATCCTTATCCAGAAATGGAAGAGCAGATGAGACTGATTGAAGAATTCGGTCCTGAACTTTATTTTAAGAACTTAACTCAAGCCACATTTAGCCCTGAAACTAACAAAGAAATTTGGAAATTAATGCAAGAAAAAGGTTCAGAGTTGGAAAATCAAGATCCAGGATTTCAGATATCTGGAGAGATTACTGAGGAAGATTTTGAGGATATGTCAATAGCAGATCGTATCCCTGTATTTATTTTTTGTCAGGCTTATAGAGAAAAAGAGTACAGAGAATCAGAATATTGGACTTCCAGTACTAAACTCATTTTAGGAGGGAATCACCATTATTTACAGTGGTCTGAATCAGAGAAAATTGTAGATATTATTAAAAAATTGTAA
- a CDS encoding ATP cone domain-containing protein: MQVIKRDGQVADFDPDKIYQAILKAAQTVYVLTDDLRQNLAQVTKKVVLDLEEAKVERATISMIQSMVEHRLLGAGYITIAEHYISYRLQRDLERSGYGDHIAVHLHFEQIR, encoded by the coding sequence ATGCAAGTAATTAAACGTGATGGACAAGTCGCTGATTTTGATCCAGATAAAATCTACCAAGCTATTCTTAAGGCAGCTCAAACAGTCTATGTATTGACGGACGATTTGCGCCAAAACCTAGCTCAAGTTACTAAAAAAGTTGTTTTGGACTTGGAAGAAGCAAAAGTAGAGCGTGCAACCATCAGCATGATCCAATCAATGGTTGAACACCGCTTGCTTGGAGCAGGATACATTACCATCGCAGAACACTATATCTCTTATCGTTTGCAACGTGATTTGGAAAGAAGTGGTTATGGTGACCACATCGCAGTTCACTTACATTTTGAACAAATTCGCTAA